A single region of the Candidatus Liberimonas magnetica genome encodes:
- a CDS encoding M23 family metallopeptidase, whose amino-acid sequence MKIVQSIQKELKRHLTLMLIPHNTIKPLRITFTLSFVLFLLSLWTGITLWAGYLASRHIDYWRVKSEHNLMKLKVMFFAQEVRKSREMLEHVRENDENIRSLLNLKSKKAIIETEGRGGPLPEETGDLNRFLSGKIYEMSSQDIYRQTHALIEETKKQMQSFNEITGYVENERMLFRAIPNCMPCVGNFTSKFGYRIHPIYQVYDRHTGVDIANVKNTPVYSTAYGTVILAEWQPGYGRLVIVDNGYKYKTLYGHLNKFLVKTGDKVKRGQLIALMGDTGSSTGSHTHYEIRYNEHPVDPMTYFKKDLFSVASNNRGPLSNYR is encoded by the coding sequence ATGAAAATCGTTCAAAGCATCCAAAAAGAGTTGAAAAGGCATCTTACCCTGATGCTTATACCTCATAACACCATAAAACCGTTGAGGATAACTTTCACGTTGTCTTTTGTGCTTTTTTTGTTATCTCTATGGACAGGTATAACTCTCTGGGCCGGCTACCTGGCAAGCCGCCATATTGACTACTGGAGGGTAAAATCGGAACATAACCTGATGAAATTGAAGGTTATGTTCTTTGCTCAGGAAGTAAGAAAATCAAGAGAAATGCTTGAACATGTAAGAGAAAATGACGAAAACATAAGGTCTCTCCTGAATTTAAAATCTAAAAAAGCCATAATTGAAACCGAAGGCCGCGGCGGACCGCTGCCGGAAGAAACAGGGGACTTAAACAGGTTTTTGTCCGGTAAAATATATGAAATGTCCAGTCAGGATATCTACAGGCAGACACACGCTTTAATAGAAGAAACAAAAAAACAAATGCAAAGTTTTAACGAGATAACCGGATACGTGGAAAACGAACGTATGCTGTTTAGGGCAATACCAAACTGTATGCCGTGCGTCGGTAATTTCACATCGAAGTTCGGGTACAGGATACATCCTATATACCAAGTCTACGACAGGCACACGGGTGTTGATATAGCTAACGTAAAAAACACGCCGGTTTATTCAACTGCCTATGGCACTGTTATTCTTGCCGAGTGGCAACCAGGGTACGGAAGGCTGGTAATAGTCGATAACGGGTATAAATATAAAACTCTTTACGGCCATCTGAACAAATTTCTTGTAAAAACAGGAGATAAAGTAAAACGTGGCCAGCTTATAGCCCTGATGGGGGACACAGGCAGCTCCACAGGCAGCCATACCCATTACGAAATAAGATATAACGAACACCCTGTTGACCCGATGACTTATTTCAAAAAAGACCTTTTCTCTGTTGCCTCAAATAATAGAGGGCCTTTGTCAAATTACAGATAG
- the dapF gene encoding diaminopimelate epimerase, producing MNKKIDFYKISAAGNDFIMIDNRKKVLSGDLSSLAKRLCQRKLSIGADGLILIEKSKKADFKMCYYNSDGSHAAMCGNGGRSIARFANLLGITSKKMAFETDAGLVNAEILKNNIRLELYEPKDVRLDFPLKVGEKEFDVSFIDTGVPHTVVAVSNIDKIDVCGLGQMIRYHKEFSPAGTNVDFIQKKNENTIYVRTYERGVEDETLACGTGVVASAIIASMKKLVKEPVHCITRGGDTLYVSFTLNTEDDFISPVSNVHLEGPAEVTFTGSVNI from the coding sequence ATGAATAAGAAAATTGACTTTTATAAAATCTCTGCAGCAGGTAATGATTTCATAATGATCGATAACAGAAAAAAGGTTTTGTCCGGAGACCTATCTTCTTTAGCAAAGCGTTTATGCCAGAGAAAGCTCTCGATCGGGGCTGACGGGCTTATCCTGATAGAAAAAAGCAAAAAAGCAGATTTTAAAATGTGTTATTATAATTCCGATGGCTCTCATGCGGCGATGTGCGGGAACGGCGGCCGTTCCATAGCCCGTTTTGCGAACCTGCTCGGCATAACCTCAAAAAAAATGGCATTTGAAACGGATGCGGGGCTCGTAAATGCCGAGATCTTAAAAAACAATATAAGGCTTGAACTGTACGAACCGAAAGATGTCCGGCTTGATTTCCCTTTAAAGGTAGGCGAAAAAGAGTTTGATGTTTCATTTATAGATACAGGAGTCCCCCACACCGTAGTTGCAGTAAGTAATATAGATAAAATAGACGTATGCGGTCTGGGGCAGATGATAAGGTATCATAAGGAATTTTCGCCTGCAGGCACGAACGTGGATTTTATCCAGAAGAAAAACGAGAACACCATATATGTAAGGACTTATGAACGCGGGGTTGAAGACGAAACGCTCGCCTGCGGTACAGGAGTAGTGGCAAGTGCGATAATCGCCAGTATGAAAAAACTCGTAAAAGAACCGGTTCACTGCATTACGCGGGGCGGAGATACGTTATATGTTTCGTTCACGCTGAATACCGAAGACGATTTTATTTCTCCGGTCTCGAATGTCCATCTTGAAGGCCCGGCGGAAGTTACGTTTACGGGGAGTGTAAATATCTGA
- a CDS encoding LL-diaminopimelate aminotransferase: MNYSDKLKKLPPYLFIEIDRKKQIAKEKGVDIISLGVGDPDKPTPKHIIKAGQEALARPSNHQYPFGSGLKIYREAVAGWYMRRFGVELNPDTEVSALLGSKEGIGHFHLAFINPGDIVLIPEPGYPVYNTGTIFTDGKPYFMPLLEKNGFLPILEDIPENICKKAKVIFINYPNNPTAAVAGRGFYENVVRFAKKYNIIVAHDAAYSEIYYEEKPMSFLEVQGAKEVGVEFHSLSKTYNMTGWRAGWICGNADIIKGLATVKDNYDSGVFGAVQEAAVAALNGPQDCVDDMRKIYKTRRDALVDGLVKLGWKVTKPRASFYVWARTPAGFTSAETVAKLLDEAGIVCTPGNGLGPSGEGYVRFALTVEVPRIEEALKRISKIKW; encoded by the coding sequence ATTAATTACAGCGATAAACTTAAAAAACTTCCTCCGTATTTGTTCATTGAGATCGACAGGAAAAAACAAATTGCCAAAGAAAAAGGAGTAGATATAATCTCTCTTGGGGTAGGCGACCCTGATAAACCTACGCCAAAACATATAATAAAAGCCGGACAGGAAGCGCTTGCAAGGCCGTCCAATCACCAGTATCCTTTCGGTTCAGGGCTTAAAATATACAGGGAAGCTGTCGCAGGGTGGTACATGAGGCGTTTTGGCGTAGAACTTAACCCTGACACCGAGGTATCGGCTCTTTTGGGGTCAAAAGAAGGCATAGGCCATTTTCACCTGGCTTTTATAAACCCGGGCGATATAGTATTGATACCCGAACCGGGTTATCCGGTTTATAATACAGGCACGATATTTACAGACGGTAAACCGTATTTTATGCCTTTATTGGAAAAAAATGGTTTTTTGCCTATCCTTGAAGATATCCCAGAAAATATATGCAAAAAAGCAAAGGTGATTTTCATTAATTATCCGAACAACCCTACCGCAGCGGTTGCAGGCAGGGGTTTTTATGAAAACGTCGTAAGGTTCGCAAAGAAATACAACATAATAGTTGCCCACGATGCGGCTTATTCGGAAATATATTATGAAGAAAAACCCATGAGTTTCCTTGAAGTGCAGGGCGCAAAGGAAGTCGGTGTGGAGTTCCACTCGCTTTCGAAAACTTATAATATGACCGGCTGGAGAGCAGGCTGGATATGCGGGAATGCCGATATAATTAAAGGGCTTGCTACGGTAAAAGATAATTATGATTCCGGGGTTTTTGGAGCTGTACAGGAAGCGGCCGTAGCAGCGTTGAACGGGCCGCAGGACTGCGTTGATGATATGCGGAAAATATATAAAACAAGAAGGGATGCTTTAGTCGACGGCCTCGTCAAGCTTGGCTGGAAAGTCACTAAGCCTAGAGCAAGTTTTTATGTCTGGGCCAGGACGCCCGCCGGGTTCACGTCCGCAGAAACCGTAGCAAAACTTCTTGACGAGGCAGGTATAGTTTGCACCCCTGGAAACGGCCTGGGGCCGAGCGGCGAAGGCTATGTCCGTTTTGCCCTGACAGTTGAGGTGCCGCGTATAGAAGAAGCATTGAAGAGAATAAGTAAAATAAAGTGGTAA
- the lysA gene encoding diaminopimelate decarboxylase: MKESLHYRKNNLYFENASLEKLADKFGTPLYVYSKSKLIENYRSFDSAFKKVPHLVCYAMKANSNSTVLKTLAGLGSGVDVTSGGELYRSLKAGFSPERTVYAGIGKTAVEIEYALKHNILMFNVESIEELELIGRLAKRHNKKASIALRVNPHVDAHTHKYITTGKSGSKFGIPYPEALVVYKLASKIKSIDAAGLHCHIGSQITEVKPFHLTSLRMAKIVNELFKAGIKLRYIDFGGGLGIQYRHENVSSPTNLADAVLVPFKGFKGTFVFEPGRYIVGNTGILLVKVTYRKKADGKNFLIVDGGMNDLIRPTLYEAYHDIIPVKNPAGPKLTSDVVGPICETGDFLGQSRLLPWLAQGEYLAVKCAGAYSMAMSSQYNSRPRAAEIMINGSKYKMVREREKYEDLVRKERING, encoded by the coding sequence ATGAAAGAAAGTTTACATTACAGAAAAAACAATCTTTATTTTGAGAATGCCTCGCTTGAAAAATTAGCAGATAAATTCGGGACGCCTCTTTACGTTTATTCTAAATCAAAATTGATTGAAAATTATAGGTCTTTTGATTCAGCTTTCAAGAAAGTCCCGCATCTTGTTTGCTATGCGATGAAGGCAAATTCTAATTCAACGGTACTAAAAACCCTTGCAGGTTTGGGTTCCGGAGTTGATGTTACATCCGGAGGAGAACTATACAGGTCTCTAAAAGCCGGATTTTCTCCGGAAAGGACGGTTTATGCAGGTATAGGTAAGACCGCAGTGGAAATAGAGTATGCTTTAAAGCATAATATCCTGATGTTCAATGTCGAATCAATAGAAGAGCTTGAATTAATCGGCCGGTTGGCTAAGAGGCACAATAAAAAAGCCTCTATTGCGCTCAGGGTCAACCCTCACGTTGATGCGCATACCCATAAATACATAACGACAGGAAAAAGCGGTTCAAAGTTCGGGATACCCTATCCTGAAGCTCTTGTGGTTTACAAACTCGCGTCTAAGATAAAAAGTATTGATGCAGCGGGCTTGCATTGCCATATAGGTTCGCAGATAACCGAAGTCAAACCGTTCCATTTAACGTCTTTAAGGATGGCAAAAATAGTTAATGAGCTTTTTAAAGCCGGAATAAAATTAAGATACATAGATTTTGGCGGCGGCCTGGGTATCCAATACAGGCACGAAAATGTTTCCAGTCCCACAAACCTTGCAGACGCAGTACTTGTGCCTTTTAAAGGTTTTAAAGGGACATTCGTTTTTGAGCCCGGCAGGTATATCGTAGGAAATACCGGCATTCTTTTAGTAAAAGTTACATACAGAAAAAAAGCAGACGGCAAGAATTTCCTGATAGTTGACGGCGGGATGAACGACCTCATAAGGCCGACGCTTTATGAAGCCTATCATGATATAATACCGGTAAAAAACCCGGCAGGGCCGAAACTAACTTCTGATGTAGTAGGGCCAATATGCGAGACCGGAGATTTCTTAGGACAATCCAGGCTTCTTCCCTGGCTTGCACAAGGGGAATACCTTGCTGTAAAGTGTGCAGGCGCTTATTCAATGGCTATGTCGTCCCAGTATAATTCAAGGCCGAGGGCAGCTGAAATAATGATAAATGGCTCAAAATATAAAATGGTACGTGAACGCGAAAAATACGAAGACTTGGTAAGAAAAGAAAGGATTAACGGGTAG
- the folK gene encoding 2-amino-4-hydroxy-6-hydroxymethyldihydropteridine diphosphokinase has product MYTAYIGLGSNIGNRYRNIKKACESISVNPSCKIEKISSFYETFPVGPSQRDYINAVIKIKTKLSPVLLLEQLKIIERSLGRKKQKKKWLPRVIDLDLLFYGNRLIVKKGLCVPHPEIPKRRFVLEPLVEIAPKLIHPVSKMSIRSILGKLLTQKSQKVKVIK; this is encoded by the coding sequence ATGTATACAGCATATATCGGGCTTGGTTCGAATATCGGTAACAGATATAGGAATATAAAGAAAGCCTGCGAATCTATTTCAGTTAACCCTTCCTGTAAAATAGAGAAAATATCTTCGTTTTACGAGACGTTTCCAGTCGGGCCTTCCCAGAGAGATTATATAAATGCCGTTATAAAGATAAAAACGAAGTTGTCTCCGGTTTTATTGTTAGAACAATTGAAAATAATCGAAAGGTCGTTGGGGAGAAAAAAACAAAAGAAGAAATGGTTGCCGAGGGTTATTGACCTTGACCTGCTTTTTTACGGCAATAGACTTATTGTAAAGAAAGGCCTTTGTGTCCCTCATCCCGAGATCCCAAAGAGAAGGTTTGTACTTGAACCTTTAGTTGAAATAGCTCCGAAATTGATACATCCAGTATCCAAAATGAGCATAAGGTCTATCCTCGGCAAATTATTGACACAAAAGAGCCAAAAGGTTAAGGTTATTAAATAA
- the dapB gene encoding 4-hydroxy-tetrahydrodipicolinate reductase → MDKIKIIVCGAAGRMGQRIISLAKDSKELEIAGAVETKGHPMIGKDEPKITSDLASIIKSCDVVMDFTAPISALINLETALENKKAIVIGTTGFNDAQVKKIKDTGSEIPVLLSPNMSIGVNLLFKLAGDAAKVVPDYDVEIVELHHNKKKDAPSGTAVKLFEIICNVLGKKPKDAGIYGRHGIVGERTKEEIGIHSIRAGDIVGEHTVYFAGPGERIELVHRALSRDTLANGALLAAKWIYGKKPGMYNMQDVLNIR, encoded by the coding sequence ATGGATAAAATTAAAATAATAGTTTGTGGTGCGGCAGGCAGGATGGGACAAAGAATAATCAGCCTTGCTAAAGACTCCAAAGAATTAGAGATAGCCGGTGCTGTTGAGACAAAAGGACATCCGATGATCGGCAAGGATGAGCCAAAGATAACATCTGACCTTGCAAGTATTATAAAATCCTGCGATGTTGTTATGGATTTTACCGCGCCGATAAGCGCCTTGATCAATCTTGAGACTGCCTTAGAAAACAAAAAGGCCATTGTTATAGGCACGACCGGCTTTAATGATGCCCAGGTAAAAAAGATCAAGGATACAGGTTCTGAGATACCTGTCTTGCTGTCTCCGAACATGTCAATAGGGGTAAACCTTTTATTTAAACTTGCCGGCGATGCAGCTAAGGTGGTCCCTGATTACGACGTAGAGATAGTAGAGCTTCACCATAACAAGAAAAAGGATGCTCCTTCCGGGACAGCGGTAAAATTGTTTGAAATAATCTGCAATGTTCTGGGAAAGAAACCGAAGGATGCCGGTATATACGGCAGGCATGGTATTGTGGGTGAAAGAACGAAGGAAGAAATAGGCATCCACTCGATAAGAGCAGGGGACATTGTAGGAGAACACACTGTCTATTTTGCCGGCCCGGGAGAAAGGATCGAACTGGTGCACAGGGCCCTGTCAAGAGATACACTCGCAAATGGCGCCCTTCTTGCGGCAAAATGGATATATGGAAAGAAACCGGGAATGTATAATATGCAGGACGTGTTGAACATAAGATAA
- a CDS encoding 3-methyl-2-oxobutanoate hydroxymethyltransferase, whose product MTISKIKEMKKAGKKIAMLTAYDYETAKTLNEAGIDIILIGDSLGMVKLGQENTLDVTVHDIIYHCKAVKRGNSGALLVADMPFIPQHKKNIEVLKDAKCMIEHGGADAVKIEVGITSQCCYGKDTKAVTSMAPKTTDSVLKIIELLLKNNIPVMGHIGLTPQYLEQLGGYKVQGRDDKTASELLATARLLEATGVFSLVIECIPPSLAKQITGSLSIPTIGIGAGVECDGQVLVIDDILGLCSRIKPKFVKQYINLKPQILDAVKQYVKEVKERKFPGEENTYN is encoded by the coding sequence ATGACAATCAGTAAAATAAAGGAAATGAAAAAAGCGGGCAAAAAGATAGCTATGCTTACGGCCTATGACTATGAGACCGCTAAAACATTGAACGAAGCTGGGATAGATATTATACTCATCGGAGATTCTCTTGGCATGGTCAAACTGGGGCAGGAAAACACGCTCGATGTTACTGTGCATGATATAATTTATCACTGCAAAGCCGTTAAAAGAGGGAATTCAGGGGCTCTTTTAGTGGCAGATATGCCGTTTATACCGCAGCACAAAAAAAATATAGAGGTCTTAAAAGATGCTAAATGCATGATCGAACACGGCGGCGCAGATGCAGTAAAAATTGAGGTGGGTATAACGAGCCAGTGTTGTTACGGGAAAGACACAAAAGCCGTCACCTCAATGGCCCCGAAAACCACTGATTCGGTCCTTAAGATAATAGAATTGTTGTTAAAAAACAATATCCCGGTAATGGGGCATATAGGATTAACGCCTCAGTATCTTGAACAGCTGGGAGGCTATAAGGTGCAGGGCAGGGATGATAAAACAGCTTCCGAGCTCCTGGCTACAGCCAGACTGCTTGAAGCTACGGGTGTTTTCTCTCTTGTTATTGAATGTATCCCTCCTTCGCTTGCAAAGCAAATAACCGGAAGTTTATCAATCCCTACGATAGGCATAGGTGCGGGTGTTGAGTGTGACGGCCAGGTCTTAGTGATAGACGATATACTCGGTCTCTGTTCAAGGATAAAGCCGAAATTTGTAAAACAATACATTAACTTAAAACCGCAGATTCTTGATGCGGTAAAACAATATGTCAAAGAAGTTAAAGAACGCAAATTTCCCGGCGAGGAAAACACCTATAATTAG
- a CDS encoding fumarylacetoacetate hydrolase family protein — translation MIYLRFLHDGHIKHGVLLGKTVHEITPNYFVKYKKTGKKYPLKKIKLLAPVQPGKIIALGLNYLEHAQELKMSIPFEPLMFLKAPTSVVGPCDDISYPESSIKVDYEAELAIVIKKKAKNVPEKKVKDYILGYTCFNDVTARDLQKKDGQWTRAKSFDTFAPIGPWIVDDINPGKLKIETYLNGKRCQRSNTSDLIFKIEEIVHFVSTVMTLLPGDVIATGTPPGVGPMKRKDKVEVRIEKIGALKNRVV, via the coding sequence ATGATCTATTTAAGGTTTTTGCATGACGGCCACATAAAACACGGTGTTCTGCTTGGTAAAACCGTCCATGAAATTACTCCGAATTATTTCGTAAAATACAAAAAAACAGGGAAGAAATACCCGTTAAAGAAAATCAAACTCCTTGCGCCCGTGCAGCCCGGAAAAATAATCGCTCTGGGGCTTAATTACCTTGAGCATGCTCAGGAGCTTAAAATGTCCATACCTTTCGAACCCCTGATGTTCCTGAAAGCTCCTACGTCCGTTGTAGGGCCTTGCGACGATATATCCTATCCTGAAAGTTCGATAAAGGTCGACTATGAGGCAGAGCTTGCGATAGTAATTAAGAAGAAAGCAAAGAATGTCCCTGAAAAGAAAGTCAAAGACTATATCCTGGGGTATACGTGTTTTAACGACGTAACAGCCCGCGACCTGCAGAAGAAAGACGGGCAGTGGACCAGGGCGAAATCGTTTGATACCTTTGCTCCTATCGGGCCGTGGATAGTGGACGATATTAACCCGGGTAAGCTAAAAATAGAGACCTATTTGAACGGCAAACGGTGCCAGAGGTCTAACACCAGTGACCTGATATTTAAAATAGAAGAGATAGTCCATTTTGTTTCAACAGTTATGACGCTTCTTCCCGGCGATGTCATAGCAACAGGCACGCCGCCCGGTGTCGGGCCTATGAAAAGGAAAGACAAGGTCGAAGTGAGGATCGAAAAGATAGGGGCATTAAAAAATAGAGTTGTATGA
- the dapA gene encoding 4-hydroxy-tetrahydrodipicolinate synthase yields the protein MFQGSYVAIVTPFKDNKVDVEKLKELVEFHIKNGTSGIVPCGTTGESSTLSYEEHDFVIETVVKAVKKRVKVLAGTGSNSTDEAIMLSRHAEKVGCDGVLLVSPYYNKPTQKGLYLHFKEIASAIKIPIMLYNIQSRTAVNIEIQTTAKLARECKNIVAVKEASGSLEQMEQTIASCPDIELLSGDDALTLPVLSIGGAGVVSVVANIVPKDVSDMVSLYLKGEIKKAKELNYKLLPLIKAMFIETNPIPVKTAMGMLGMCQPELRLPMCEMEDANKKKLEKALKDYGLIK from the coding sequence ATGTTCCAAGGATCGTATGTCGCGATAGTCACGCCTTTTAAAGATAATAAGGTAGACGTAGAAAAATTAAAAGAACTTGTGGAATTTCATATTAAGAACGGGACATCCGGGATAGTGCCGTGCGGCACTACTGGCGAATCGTCTACTCTTTCATACGAAGAGCATGATTTTGTCATAGAGACGGTCGTAAAAGCCGTCAAGAAAAGGGTAAAAGTCCTGGCAGGTACGGGGTCAAACAGTACCGATGAAGCTATAATGCTTTCCCGTCACGCTGAAAAAGTCGGCTGCGACGGTGTACTCTTGGTATCCCCGTATTATAATAAGCCTACGCAAAAAGGGCTTTACCTTCATTTTAAGGAAATAGCCAGTGCCATAAAGATACCGATAATGCTTTATAATATACAGAGCCGTACAGCCGTAAACATAGAAATACAAACTACTGCAAAGCTTGCAAGAGAGTGCAAGAATATAGTGGCTGTAAAAGAAGCGTCCGGGTCTTTGGAACAGATGGAGCAGACCATAGCTTCCTGCCCGGACATTGAACTTCTTTCGGGTGACGATGCCTTGACCCTTCCGGTCTTATCTATCGGTGGTGCCGGGGTGGTCTCTGTTGTTGCGAACATAGTCCCGAAAGATGTTTCAGATATGGTCTCCCTTTATCTAAAGGGAGAAATTAAAAAAGCCAAAGAGTTGAATTATAAGCTTTTACCTCTTATAAAAGCGATGTTTATCGAAACAAACCCGATACCGGTAAAAACTGCAATGGGTATGCTTGGGATGTGCCAGCCGGAACTTCGGCTTCCTATGTGCGAGATGGAAGATGCAAATAAGAAAAAACTTGAAAAAGCATTAAAAGATTACGGATTAATAAAATAG
- a CDS encoding polymer-forming cytoskeletal protein, translated as MSMFKKKENEFGMLETIVGPESTFLGTIKSKNSVRIDGKLEGGVAEATGVIVGEKGQVQGDLNARIVIVGGKITGNITAMQSLEILSKAQVYGDLHTASLSIGEGAIFEGNCVMATEKDKVIDIDIEHTNTRRR; from the coding sequence ATGTCTATGTTCAAGAAAAAAGAGAATGAATTCGGTATGCTTGAAACCATTGTCGGCCCTGAAAGCACGTTCCTGGGAACGATCAAATCAAAAAATTCTGTCAGGATTGACGGGAAGCTTGAAGGCGGAGTAGCTGAAGCTACCGGAGTCATAGTCGGCGAAAAAGGCCAGGTCCAGGGAGACTTAAACGCCCGCATAGTCATTGTCGGAGGAAAAATAACAGGGAACATCACTGCCATGCAAAGCCTTGAGATACTAAGCAAAGCCCAGGTGTACGGCGACCTGCATACTGCCAGTTTAAGTATAGGCGAGGGCGCTATTTTTGAAGGCAACTGCGTAATGGCTACGGAAAAAGATAAAGTAATAGATATAGACATTGAACATACAAATACAAGAAGGCGGTAG
- a CDS encoding sulfatase-like hydrolase/transferase, with protein MKKLDFELIVQAIKKLIVLNGIFLLLMSLYRLFFFVYFANFNELKGQYWYVFKAFFLGFRYDLAIIAYINALVSLSILIILFARNLRLFDIWKKVLKIYYTLAYSLLFLIIITDFGFYLYFKNHINILIFGIFEDDTKALFSTIYQSYPIIKAVVGFLVFIILVNFIIRYFVGSIKDEIEGLKPYSTGIKVIFVFCLLAGNFIAARGSFGLFPLGVMDAALSPNEFINKLSLTGVHTLQEALEFRAKEGKEYDLIKEMGYQDNVEQVVLDFLDAGYGDIGKQELQLYLVKKTRKNDAAQKIKPNVIVIMCEGFGTDLARYNSKSFNVLGQLKGHFEKDYLFTNFLSGDIGTIGSIEAVIYNVPKRPQSKAISQSKYAYKEHSSGAAVPYKKAGYDTLFLYGGNANWRNMQSIVPNIGFDAIEGEGAMDPSYPKNQWGVYDEFLFDHIYKKLQQNSARPKFIFAMTTSNHPPYSLPPGYKLLPLDIPGALQKRITGNKNLAMQRFQTYQYTNQKLGEFISRVKNSELGKNTIIAVTGDHNFWDVVDYSTEDSLNHFGVPFYLYIPDSLKPNSVDLNTVGSHVDIMPTLYNLSLSDAQYLSIGNDMLDARVKHIGFNVANLVIAKEAALIYTPANDTASYYSWKSDDKRTLKESKKFYIHETILKHYKAALALSDYLIKHPFKF; from the coding sequence ATGAAAAAACTTGATTTTGAATTAATTGTTCAAGCAATAAAGAAACTTATAGTTTTAAACGGCATTTTCTTGCTTTTAATGTCATTGTATAGGCTGTTTTTCTTTGTTTATTTCGCTAATTTCAATGAATTAAAAGGGCAATATTGGTATGTTTTTAAAGCATTTTTCTTAGGGTTCCGCTATGACCTTGCTATAATAGCTTATATAAATGCATTGGTAAGCCTGAGCATTTTAATAATTTTGTTTGCAAGGAACCTGCGGCTGTTTGATATATGGAAAAAAGTACTTAAAATTTACTACACTTTAGCATATTCACTTCTATTTTTGATCATAATTACAGATTTTGGATTCTATTTATATTTCAAAAACCATATCAATATCCTTATATTCGGTATATTTGAAGATGACACAAAAGCTCTTTTTTCAACTATTTACCAGAGCTATCCTATTATAAAGGCGGTTGTTGGGTTTCTGGTATTCATTATTTTAGTAAATTTTATAATAAGGTATTTTGTTGGTTCCATCAAAGACGAAATCGAAGGATTAAAACCATATAGCACTGGTATAAAAGTTATTTTTGTTTTCTGTTTATTAGCAGGTAATTTTATCGCAGCAAGAGGCTCTTTCGGCTTGTTCCCTTTAGGCGTTATGGATGCCGCTCTTTCGCCGAACGAGTTTATCAATAAGTTATCGTTGACAGGGGTTCACACTTTGCAGGAAGCCCTGGAGTTTAGAGCTAAAGAAGGAAAGGAGTACGATCTAATAAAAGAGATGGGGTACCAGGACAACGTAGAACAGGTCGTTCTTGATTTCCTGGATGCGGGCTATGGAGACATTGGCAAACAAGAACTTCAATTGTACCTTGTAAAAAAGACACGCAAAAATGATGCGGCGCAGAAAATAAAACCGAACGTCATTGTAATCATGTGTGAGGGTTTTGGCACGGACCTGGCGAGGTATAATTCAAAAAGTTTTAATGTTTTAGGCCAGCTAAAAGGCCATTTTGAAAAAGACTACTTGTTCACAAATTTTCTTTCAGGAGATATAGGTACTATCGGAAGCATAGAAGCCGTTATCTATAATGTGCCCAAAAGGCCCCAGTCAAAAGCTATAAGCCAATCTAAATATGCTTACAAGGAGCATTCTTCCGGGGCAGCTGTTCCCTACAAGAAAGCCGGGTATGATACTCTTTTTCTGTACGGAGGGAACGCGAACTGGAGAAATATGCAGTCCATCGTGCCTAACATAGGTTTTGACGCGATAGAGGGTGAAGGCGCTATGGACCCCTCCTATCCTAAAAACCAGTGGGGAGTTTATGACGAGTTTCTGTTTGACCACATCTACAAAAAACTTCAGCAAAACAGCGCAAGGCCGAAGTTTATCTTTGCGATGACCACGAGCAACCATCCGCCGTATTCGCTCCCGCCGGGTTATAAATTGTTGCCGCTTGACATACCCGGAGCGCTTCAAAAAAGGATTACAGGGAACAAGAACCTTGCGATGCAGAGGTTCCAGACTTACCAGTATACGAACCAAAAACTCGGAGAGTTCATATCAAGGGTCAAAAATTCGGAATTAGGCAAAAACACCATCATAGCTGTTACAGGAGACCATAACTTCTGGGATGTTGTGGATTACTCCACGGAGGATTCGCTTAACCACTTCGGTGTGCCTTTTTATCTCTATATCCCGGACAGCTTAAAACCAAACAGTGTTGATTTAAATACGGTAGGCTCCCATGTTGATATAATGCCGACACTCTATAACTTATCCTTGTCCGACGCTCAATATTTATCAATAGGAAACGATATGTTAGATGCACGGGTAAAACATATAGGTTTTAACGTTGCAAACCTGGTTATAGCCAAAGAAGCGGCTCTTATTTATACGCCTGCAAACGATACAGCGAGTTATTATAGTTGGAAAAGTGATGACAAAAGAACCCTTAAGGAATCAAAAAAATTCTATATTCATGAAACGATCCTGAAACATTATAAGGCAGCTCTGGCACTTTCAGATTACCTTATTAAACACCCGTTTAAGTTTTAA